Proteins encoded by one window of Euzebya sp.:
- a CDS encoding HD-GYP domain-containing protein: MAQEPAGAGRWVARPVAAWTVRAVMVLGPVIGGFATAWVVATLLPPVEGLWRVIAWWSAVLLASVVGAGVVEVLARRLAPLRSLLSASLLFPGSPPARWRIAARTPSRTQLIERIEEARERAEQGDVEAMSAMLAFISLLQAHDPETRGHAERVRMYTDLLTHELGLSEGDQDRLRWASLLHDIGKLEVAADVLQKDGPLDDEEWARIRQHPSRGMALCAPLLDWLGPHADAIGQHHERFDGGGYPAGLAGEEIGRSARIVSVVDAFEVMTGPRSYRTRMSVTDARAELLANAGSQFDPAVVRAFLGLSVRRIVAIAGPAAAAGSLMFLRPSPALANGTATAGLVALAAVGGVLTPPSGAEQVVEQPAAVDQVEEVAAVDEAAGAPVAGDPGTADPEPADPDPADPDPADPDAPAQDPVGQEAEATADAAPGVDDADRGEPDPADDEAPPIAPQPDQPAPAPTPSPSAPAPGPVTAVGGGPVTPVTPPADPPPPADGPDDADDGDDDGADDPAPDDPAGPPDVVDRPDVGAPPVVDAPFGRPDAPPPTPQPFSRPIAPPPPADPGGPGGPPGDPPGPGGADPDPDPDGGPGGADPDPDPDTPADPDPDTGGGTGEEDAA; this comes from the coding sequence CGCCGGTGGAGGGGCTGTGGCGGGTCATCGCCTGGTGGTCGGCGGTGCTGCTCGCCTCGGTCGTCGGTGCCGGCGTCGTCGAGGTGCTCGCCCGGCGCCTCGCGCCGCTCCGGTCGCTCTTGTCCGCGTCGCTGCTGTTCCCCGGCTCGCCGCCCGCCCGGTGGCGCATCGCCGCGCGCACCCCGAGCCGGACGCAGCTGATCGAGCGGATCGAGGAGGCCCGGGAGCGGGCCGAGCAGGGCGACGTCGAGGCGATGAGCGCCATGCTGGCGTTCATCAGCCTGCTGCAGGCGCACGACCCGGAGACGCGCGGCCACGCCGAGCGGGTCCGCATGTACACCGACCTCCTCACCCACGAGCTCGGCCTGTCCGAGGGCGACCAGGACCGGTTGCGCTGGGCGTCGCTGCTCCACGACATCGGCAAGCTCGAGGTGGCAGCCGACGTCCTGCAGAAGGACGGCCCGCTCGACGACGAGGAGTGGGCGCGGATCCGCCAGCACCCCAGCCGCGGCATGGCGCTGTGCGCACCGCTGCTCGACTGGCTCGGTCCCCACGCCGACGCGATCGGCCAGCACCACGAGCGCTTCGACGGCGGCGGCTACCCGGCGGGGCTGGCGGGCGAGGAGATCGGGCGCAGCGCGCGGATCGTCTCGGTCGTGGACGCCTTCGAGGTGATGACCGGGCCGCGCAGCTACCGGACCCGCATGTCGGTGACGGACGCCCGGGCCGAGCTGCTGGCGAACGCCGGGTCCCAGTTCGATCCCGCCGTGGTCCGCGCCTTCCTCGGCCTGTCGGTCCGCCGCATCGTGGCGATCGCCGGTCCCGCCGCGGCGGCGGGGTCGCTCATGTTCCTCCGCCCCTCGCCGGCCCTCGCCAACGGCACCGCGACCGCAGGGCTGGTCGCCCTGGCGGCGGTCGGGGGCGTGCTGACCCCACCGTCGGGGGCCGAGCAGGTCGTCGAGCAGCCCGCAGCGGTCGACCAGGTCGAGGAGGTGGCGGCAGTCGACGAGGCCGCCGGAGCCCCCGTCGCCGGCGACCCGGGCACTGCTGACCCCGAGCCGGCTGACCCCGACCCGGCTGACCCCGACCCGGCTGACCCGGACGCCCCGGCCCAGGACCCCGTCGGCCAGGAGGCCGAGGCCACGGCCGACGCCGCACCTGGGGTGGACGACGCCGACCGCGGGGAGCCCGACCCTGCGGATGACGAGGCCCCACCCATCGCGCCCCAGCCGGATCAGCCGGCCCCCGCACCCACGCCGTCTCCCAGCGCACCGGCACCCGGTCCGGTCACTGCCGTCGGCGGCGGCCCGGTGACACCGGTTACGCCGCCCGCCGACCCCCCACCCCCGGCGGACGGACCTGACGACGCGGACGACGGCGACGACGACGGCGCGGACGACCCGGCCCCCGACGACCCGGCAGGCCCGCCGGACGTGGTGGACCGTCCGGACGTCGGCGCCCCACCGGTCGTCGACGCGCCGTTCGGCCGTCCCGACGCCCCGCCGCCGACGCCCCAGCCGTTCTCCCGGCCGATCGCGCCCCCGCCACCGGCCGACCCCGGTGGCCCGGGTGGCCCGCCGGGGGACCCGCCCGGCCCCGGCGGGGCCGACCCCGACCCCGATCCCGACGGCGGCCCGGGGGGCGCGGACCCGGACCCCGATCCGGACACCCCGGCGGACCCCGATCCCGACACGGGTGGCGGGACCGGCGAGGAGGACGCCGCCTGA
- a CDS encoding metal-dependent phosphohydrolase, with protein MTREAGPVLDPELRRRLEARYADPPRTYHSFGHAAAVASTVVELGGGRAAVLAAWFHDAVYEGRPGEDETRSAELARDWLADDPDAAEVARLVRLTAGHDPAGDDPDGAILCDADLAVLGGPPEPYEAYRRAVRAEYAHLDDQTWREGRIAVLEGLLARPTIYRTAVARQRWEAPARRNLTTELASLRPVT; from the coding sequence AGGCGGGCCCGGTGCTCGACCCCGAGCTCCGGCGGCGGCTCGAGGCCCGCTACGCCGACCCGCCGCGGACCTACCACTCCTTCGGGCACGCGGCGGCGGTGGCGTCCACGGTCGTCGAACTCGGTGGCGGCCGGGCGGCGGTGCTCGCGGCGTGGTTCCACGACGCGGTGTACGAGGGCCGACCGGGTGAGGACGAGACGCGGTCGGCCGAGCTCGCCCGCGACTGGCTGGCCGACGACCCTGACGCCGCCGAGGTCGCCCGGCTGGTCCGGCTGACCGCGGGCCACGACCCGGCTGGCGACGACCCGGACGGGGCGATCCTGTGCGACGCCGACCTGGCCGTCCTGGGCGGTCCACCGGAGCCCTACGAGGCCTACCGCCGCGCGGTCCGCGCGGAGTACGCCCACCTGGACGACCAGACCTGGCGGGAGGGTCGGATCGCGGTGCTGGAGGGGCTCCTCGCCCGCCCGACGATCTACCGCACCGCGGTCGCCCGCCAGCGCTGGGAGGCACCGGCCCGGCGGAACCTCACCACCGAGCTGGCCTCACTGCGCCCCGTCACCTGA
- a CDS encoding pirin family protein, producing the protein MPSPTPDAVIQTVELGRPWQTVDPFLFCVHHDDDYPEGDDELGPCAPLTGRAIGQDFSARDGWSMYHGSLVPGFPQHPHRGFETISFMRRGWMDHSDSLGAAARFGRGDVQWMTAGSGIVHAEMFPLLHRDRHNETELFQIWINLPSTDKMVPPHFSMLWDHQIPKHTLLDDAGRPVQVTVVAGEAVEGHRAPAPPPHSYASRSDSDVQIWHLALSERASWTMPTARHPESVRVVYVFGDGAVRIGGTEVTAGRAAVVRCDVPVTIADDAPGGAGAEALVLQGRPIGEPVAQYGPFVMNTKAEIARAYEDYRSTWFGGWPWPVDDPNHGPELRRFARHADGRVEELAGA; encoded by the coding sequence ATGCCGTCGCCCACCCCCGATGCGGTGATCCAGACCGTCGAGCTGGGACGCCCGTGGCAGACCGTCGACCCGTTCCTGTTCTGCGTCCACCACGACGACGACTACCCCGAAGGGGACGACGAGCTCGGCCCCTGCGCGCCGCTGACCGGCCGCGCGATCGGCCAGGACTTCTCCGCGCGCGACGGCTGGTCGATGTACCACGGGTCGCTGGTGCCGGGCTTCCCCCAGCACCCCCACCGCGGGTTCGAGACCATCTCGTTCATGCGGCGCGGCTGGATGGACCACTCCGACTCCCTCGGCGCCGCCGCCCGGTTCGGCCGCGGCGACGTCCAGTGGATGACCGCCGGGTCCGGCATCGTCCACGCGGAGATGTTCCCGCTGCTGCACCGCGACCGCCACAACGAGACCGAGCTCTTCCAGATCTGGATCAACCTGCCGTCCACCGACAAGATGGTCCCGCCGCACTTCTCGATGCTGTGGGACCACCAGATCCCCAAGCACACCCTCCTCGACGACGCCGGCCGTCCGGTCCAGGTCACCGTCGTCGCGGGCGAGGCGGTGGAGGGGCACCGGGCGCCCGCCCCTCCCCCGCACTCCTACGCCTCGCGGTCGGACTCCGACGTGCAGATCTGGCACCTGGCCCTGTCCGAGCGGGCGTCGTGGACCATGCCGACGGCCCGTCACCCCGAATCGGTCCGGGTGGTCTACGTGTTCGGCGACGGGGCGGTCCGCATCGGTGGCACCGAGGTGACCGCGGGCCGCGCCGCGGTGGTCCGCTGCGACGTGCCCGTGACGATCGCCGACGACGCCCCCGGCGGCGCGGGAGCCGAGGCGCTCGTGCTGCAGGGGCGGCCGATCGGCGAGCCGGTCGCGCAGTACGGCCCGTTCGTCATGAACACGAAGGCGGAGATCGCCAGGGCCTACGAGGACTACCGGTCGACCTGGTTCGGTGGCTGGCCGTGGCCCGTCGACGACCCCAACCACGGCCCCGAGCTGCGCCGCTTCGCCCGGCACGCGGACGGACGCGTCGAGGAGCTCGCCGGGGCCTGA
- a CDS encoding GNAT family N-acetyltransferase gives MPSAVPTGPASPGVPARERRFYLEQFTGRTLVIARAAGSPADVAPHAEPVDALVADLVAEGVRVVLVQPGGRVAHLQPDDAGVVAVWRQLRRHGRMRIALPDDHDILRTAVRLAARLRAFKLVLVSPTAVRPTPESRPASFVSLDAAHADGEGLAALAAEALAGGVATVNVCHPADIAEELLTYAGAGTCYTLGDYCRVERVGIDDYDGVADLIAHGVEEGYLKPREPDAVAQLIVNGYGARVGDHHLAGFAALLTEPYAREGLGEVCALTTISRFAGEGVGSQIVDAMLRDAADRGLAGVFACTTAEPAARFFRRLGFVEVPQAELPAAKWDGYEPDRRTSLRCFLHQLVMLG, from the coding sequence ATGCCGTCCGCCGTCCCCACCGGTCCCGCGTCGCCGGGCGTCCCGGCCCGGGAACGCCGCTTCTACCTCGAGCAGTTCACAGGTCGGACGCTCGTGATCGCGCGCGCGGCCGGGTCGCCGGCGGACGTCGCGCCGCACGCCGAGCCGGTCGATGCGCTGGTCGCCGACCTGGTCGCCGAGGGAGTCCGCGTGGTCCTGGTCCAGCCGGGGGGCCGCGTCGCGCACCTCCAGCCCGATGACGCGGGCGTCGTGGCGGTCTGGCGGCAGCTCCGCCGCCACGGGCGGATGCGGATCGCCCTGCCCGACGACCACGACATCCTCCGCACCGCGGTCCGCCTGGCCGCCCGCCTGCGGGCCTTCAAGCTGGTGCTCGTCTCGCCCACGGCGGTCCGGCCGACGCCGGAGTCGCGTCCCGCGTCGTTCGTGTCGCTCGACGCCGCCCACGCCGACGGGGAGGGGTTGGCCGCCCTCGCCGCGGAGGCGCTCGCCGGCGGCGTGGCGACGGTCAACGTCTGCCACCCCGCCGACATCGCAGAGGAGCTGCTCACCTACGCGGGCGCCGGCACCTGCTACACGCTCGGCGACTACTGCCGGGTCGAGCGGGTCGGGATCGACGACTACGACGGCGTCGCCGACCTGATCGCGCACGGGGTGGAGGAGGGCTACCTCAAGCCCCGCGAGCCCGACGCGGTCGCCCAGCTCATCGTGAACGGGTACGGCGCCCGCGTGGGCGACCACCACCTCGCCGGCTTCGCCGCCCTGCTGACCGAGCCCTACGCGCGCGAGGGCCTGGGCGAGGTCTGCGCGCTCACCACGATCAGCCGCTTCGCGGGGGAGGGGGTGGGCAGCCAGATCGTCGACGCGATGCTCCGCGACGCCGCCGACCGCGGCCTCGCCGGCGTCTTCGCCTGCACCACCGCAGAGCCGGCGGCGCGGTTCTTCCGGCGGCTCGGGTTCGTCGAGGTCCCCCAGGCCGAGCTGCCCGCCGCGAAGTGGGACGGGTACGAGCCGGACCGGCGGACGTCGCTGCGCTGCTTCCTCCACCAGCTGGTGATGCTCGGGTGA